GAGTAGTTATAACAACATATACAGCATTTATCAATGACATTTGATATCTTACATGGACAGGAATCATGGTACCCCAAAACAGAATAGTAATATCAAAGATCTCAGAGATCACTGATCACCATAACAGgtataatgataatgaaaaactTGGAATATTCCAAGTATTTCCAAAATGTGATACTGATCATAATGTGAGCACATATTAGTGTGGATTCCTTTGCTTGATGCAAGTTTGCCACACATTTTCAAATTGTAAATAATACAATATCTTCAAAATGCAGTAAAACAAGATAGCCCTCTACCTAATTTGACTTCCCATTGTTTTGTTTCCTCTACTTGTGGACTCTGGTATTCACATACCTTCATTGGCCAAGTCAAGTGCAAGTGTTACTTTAGGTAGACTTTATTATAGTACAAATTAATCAAATTCCAGTTTTCTATTAACATCTGTCATAGAAAATTCATATCAgatttttctagataattttaaaatgcacttAAACACACACAATTTTAACCAAAACCACAATATTCACAAGAGCAATGAAATTTCCTATTATGAATCCTGTATTTTTGTCATAAGGTCCTAAACCTTTACTCTTGAGTTGACTTCAGTCGGcaaaccatttattaagttctaGGTACTAatggtacaaagacaaaaataaaagtcctgTCCTTGAGAAGTTTTACATTAATGTTTCAAATAAAACAATGCATCCATGCAATATGTGCtcttataaatatattagagttgGGAAGGGGAGTTTAGAATCTAGGAAGGGACTTTTGAGTCAGACAAGAAGATCTCATGTAGAGAAGAGGGTAGTACTTGATTTGAACCTGGAAATGAAATTAGCGAGTCTACAATGAGGATGTTTATTGTAGTTCAGGGTAGAGGGAATAGCTTATTTAAAAGATGGGGAAAGATAAGTTAAATGTTATGTGAGGGTCAGAAAATGATTAGACCAGTTCGACAGCACTGAAAAGATAGTATAGGACATTCATAAAGAATTTTATGTGTCAAACAAGACcttgtatttgatcttagaagtAATGGAAAGTGACAGGTATAGGCTGATGCTTTAGGATTATTTGACTGCTCTCTGGACAAATAGGAGACAACACATACAAATATTTCAGGAGCAGAGTGGCACATTGAAGAGAAATGGATGTAGGAAGTCACCCGAGGAATGAGGCACTTTCAAGGAGATTCTCTGACCTCTGGTACCAGAGAAGAATACTAGTTATAGACTTCCAGGCCATAACAGGAGTTGAGTTACATTCATACTCTTTTAACTTGAGACCCACTCTGGCTGTGGACCTGTGTGCATTTGTGGGAGAGTGTGCTCTAGACTTTTGGAGGGAAATGTTTGTACCAACTGTAAGcaggttttaaaattttcatctgGTGAATCATACCTTATTTCAATTAAACTAACATGTtgacttttacctttttttttttttttttttttttttttaaatcataagcccttgtttttagataaggaaatttaAGCCTCGAAGCCCatagtaacttgcccaaggtgatAAATGGCAAAGCTAGATTCTGAACCAGGTTCTGTGATCCTGAGTGGTATAAACAAAAACTAGGAGTATGTTGTATTTAGGTTGATTCTCTTGTTACAAAGGACAAGTTCTCTCGGTGGGGACAGACAGGCTAAATTGGCTTTACCCATAAAAGTgttgtcacacagctaagaagagtAGTTGTAGCCAGATTTTTGAGGGCCTCAAATGTTGAAACTGCCAAAACAGGTGCAGCTGGAGAGGGAGTGGTGGGATGAAGGATTACAAAGTGAATAGAAGAGATATTAGCTAattgttcttctcatttctttctctggatgtagatagcatcttTCCTTTGTGGTGTATTTGAGTATTTGTCAATATCTTATAAATACAGTTGTCaacatattttaagtatttttaaaatattctaaatttttaattataagatTCCAAAGAGCTTGGAAAATTGAGTTAATGGAATCAAAGAATATCACAATTTTTCCAATTTCCATGTTATAGCTTAAGAAATTGTTTGGGGGTGGCTGTTGTCATtcctgcttttgttttgtttaagtctCTCAGcaccaaaacaaaaatcaaattctCCTAAGTGCTACTGGTACTGGTAAAACAGGCTTTTTAGTAGATGAAAGTTTGTTTTTAAGCTAGTAGgaattttgtcttttcatttctaGCACCTTACATATAGTTGAGTTAAATTAGCTGGAAAAACATCTATCTGAACATACTGGGAAGATTGTTGTTGATGTAGCTGttaaattttacatttgattGCCTGTGATTTGTTTATGGTAAGAAATTCTTTGTCTATAATGTAAGATAGGAATTTATCAACAATAATTTTTGCACCCAAACCTCATGGATAGTAAAATATGTCAGATTCTGGATGTACTAATGGCTTGTGTCCCAAAAGTTTGTAAGTATGTTTGACAAATAAGGAGGTTAGAATGTTATATGTTAAAATAGTGGTGTTGGGAGAAAAGTTTGCTATTAATGTTTGTGTGGAAGAGGTGAGAATTACATCTACATCAGAGCTCCTTGAAGACCTTCATTCCTTTGGATTTTCCTCAATATGAATACCAGTATGCTTACCTAAAACAATAAACCCCAATGTCTCCTTGGCTTaaggttaaaaaatatatagatttgctgtctggcttttaaaatccttcactaTGTGGTACCAACTTCCTCCTAGCTGGAAGAATATCCTTCCAATTttagttttacacacacatatacatacttacattTATATTGTTTCACAGAAAAAACTCAATTCAAGGAGGGATTCTTTCATTGTTGTTCTCTACGTATACCCAGTACGTCTGGCAGACCAaatcactcaataaatgcttgttgggtACTCGAATAATTATGAGTTCCCCAGCCAATGTCATTTTGTAAAAAGCCTATTTTTAATAACATAtatgtgcttaactatagcctgcttggggaaagtggggggaaggggaataaAGGGAGAAGCAAGTAAAAGAAGTTATAGAGCAAGAATAATctacaaggaggaaaaaaaagatgggtgGGCACtcaagaatataatttcttacatatcctttcttgaactggtcaTTTATTATAACTATTGATTATAATGTGTATAATGCAGTCCTTTCCATTTTGGTCTGAAGGAACATGGCATTGAGAAACTTGATTGGCATTATTTTGAATGTGTGGACAGTGGTTCTAAGATTGTGTGTCAGTTGGAGATTGGCACAGGCATGAGTTTTGAGGATCATGTGAACGTATCATTTGTATCCTCTACTGGAGATACAGCTACTTTTTTCTTGATCAGATGTGTTAACTCATGTACAAAACTGCATTGGAGCATATGGGCTCTATAAATTAATTTGGGATATAAATGGctgactcacttttttttttttttttttaatagctttttatttaccggatatatgcaggggtaattttacagcattgacaattgccaaaccgtttccaatttttcccctcctttcctccacctcctcccccagatggcacgttggccaatacatgttaaatatgttaaagtgtaaattaaatacaatatatgtatacatgtccaaacaattattttgctgtacaaaaagaattggactttgaaatagtgcacaataagcctgtgaaggaaatccaaaatacaggtggacaaaaatagagagggattagaaattctttgtagtggttaatagtcatctcccagagttcttttgctgcttgtagctggttcagttcattactgttctattggaactaatttggttcatctcattgttgaagatggccacgtccatcagaattgatcatcatatagtatttttgttgaagtgtataatctggtcctgctcatttcactcagcaccagttcatgtaagtctctccaggcctttctgaaatcatcctgctggggCTGACTCACTTctaatttcattcttcttttaagatattATCTACCAATATCTGATGAAAGGAGATTGGCAGATTCTTATGGTCTTCAGTCTTGACACTTTAAAAAGTAGTTTCAAATGCTACTATATAAGagtaaattttcttttagaatatttGGATATTTTCAAGAGAGCATATACTATTACTATTAAGACACATCTTCTAGATTATATTTAGTGGATTTTGTTTTAGCAAACgtgaattttaaaatacttccATTTATTAAAGTTAACTTTGTTTACAGAGTAAGtaacaattgcttttttttccatccttttaTAGAAAACCTAGAATAAACTCTCAGCTGGTTGCACAACAAGTGGCCCAACAATACGCCACACCCCCACCacctaaaaaggaaaagaaggaaaaagtggaaaagccagaaaaagagaaaccagataaagagaaagaaattagccCTAGTGTAACGAAGAAAAACACCAACAAGAAGACAAAGTAAGTTCCAAAGCAAGCAAAAAATTTATCATTCATAATTGAGCTTACTAAGTTGTAAATGAAGCCATAAATTctattaaagcatatttttactcctttttagaCCAAAGTCAGATATTCTGAAAGATCCTCCTAGTGAAGCAAACAGTATACAGTCTGGGAATGCTACAACAAAGACCAGTGACTCAAATCACACTTCAAGGTAAGAAATTAGCACCAGATTGATTATATGATTAGCCAGTGAACATTTATTTATCTCTTAGAATTAAGAGACATATAAGGATCTTAAAATTTTGTTGTCTAAAAGTAACATTTGCAGCACTGACCAAAATATAAGATTGAAGAGCTATGAAACCATTACTAACAGAATTTTTTAATGGCTCTTAAAAGTTGTAAACTATAGTTGATTTCACTATTTCAGATATGTGTTTTCTACAaatacagaatattatttttgccTAGTATCCAATTGAGTTGAACTCCCATGACTTTGCattccttatttatttgttttcaccTTGTGGAAATGTTGCTTCACAACtacttttagaaattattttttgtggagcagttaggtggttcagtggttagagcaccaaccctgaagtcaggaggacctaaattcaaatgtggcctcagacacttaacgagACCAATCGCCcccaccaaaataaataaataaatagatgtatattgagttaaattatattaaaattaattatattaaattaaaattaaattatatatatatatgtgtatatatatatatatatatatatacacatacatgcatatgattttttgtttttcaagtttcTTTAGGCTTATTTGCACAaacttaatttcattctttaactacagtaagaaaatttagaagagatATTAATCtcttaaatagaatatttatattttgaatctggAAGTCTCTGAACATTCTCTTCCAGTCTCATCCAGTTATTgattaaaatattccttaaataagagcaataaatatataattaattagatGCCATATGAAAATAGACAATTATTCCAAAAGTTTAAAATGAGATTACAGGTGGGTCATCTAGGTCAGTAAAGTcttttaagagaaggaaaaaagaatgttagaGAAATTATGACAGCTCCTCATAGAGTGGGTTTTCAAACAAGAATAGACTCTAAGCAGGAAAATGAATTGGCAGAGTTCTAATATTCCATGAATCAAAATACCAGGAGGAATGGGGAAAGacagaatttgttttgattgataAAGAAAGGGACAGGATCTTTGATTTTCCTGGGATCCCAGTGAGAAAATAGTCTCCTCCCCTGCAGCTTGGCATCTTCTTGCAAGTCTCAGAATTCCAGTTCCCTTGGGAAATAAGAGGTTCAgttacttgcctaaggtcatatatCCTTAGAGAGAGGGTTCACCACTctctaaatattaaatattgatagcaatttatttaacaataatagctggcattctaaaatatatagttatttaatggaaatcaaaatagaactttttttGGTTTGCAATAAGGGAGATAAAAGGGGCAAGGCAAGATTAGATAGAGAAAACTAACTTTTTGGGTCATCAGTGTTGTCATTGCCTTAGAACACTTGGACAATTCTTATTGTCCCTTAACCAGGGAGACTTTTTCAGTGGGACAGTGGGAAATAGATTCCTCATGCCCAAATTGTATAGAAATGAGTTATTGAGGAAGACTTTTTGAGTCTTCTTTATGGTGTACTttgaatatattatctcatttccttACCAACTAGTCTATGGcaagatgcttttatttttactgtgtACAAAACAAGAAACAGGCTAGAAAATTAAGTGACCTGCTTTTCCTGTCTTCCCCTTCTGTCTCAGATGAAGCTATCCTTGGCTCTATTTTTCACCATCCATcacattgcttttcttttaattgtaatatatttaggagaaaaatagaaaaggaggtatttggggaggggggatatGTTAACAGGCATTTATTGTTTGCTTTATGTCAGATATAATGAATAAAGATATAagcagaaaggagaggagaaacagTACCTCAAATTGTGACATTATAATAAAAGTTTAGTGTGGCCTGGACAGGAATGAAGAGTAGAAGCAAAAGTAAGTTCTCTTTTAGTTTTATTGAGCTTTAGGTAGAGAGACATTTCACTTGAAATATCCAGAGTATACAATTCAAATTTACTATATTTGACCTTCAGAAAgggcacagatttttttttaaggttatgaAGGGGGGGAGGGTCAGGATATTTTACGTGTGTTAATTGGTTCAACAACTTGTATAGATTCTctgtaatttgaaagaaaaagacatttctcATTACAGAAATATActttaatgaaaatgaaagtactttgttaaaatatttttatgggtATTTGTAGGTATAACTATCACAAGCTATTGGGCTTTGgataaaatttcttcatttggtaGATCAGTGCttgggccttgagtcaggaagtactggattcaaatttggcctcaggtacTTAGTAGCTGCATGATTAGGGAAGTTTAaatttgtctctgtctcagttttgtcatcagTATAATGGATGCCATAAGTTAtatatcacttagcacagtgtcacAATGTCTGGCACTTTGCACACACAAATATTAGGAAGAGAAACAGGTAGCTTTCCCCATCAATTCTGTCAGCCCTATCATCCCACTTccaccaaaaattttttttaatcacataagTTGGAGCTTCTTTTAGTTATTTGTAGAAACAAAATTCTTTTGtaagaatattttgaaaaatctatTACATTTGGATTTtacaaacagaaccagaaaaataaggGAGATAAAATGGAGAAGACAAGGTtagatagagaaaataaatctttagTCATCATAGTATTGTCATTGCCTTGGAACACTTGGACAATTCTTATAGCGGGATTTATCTTTAAACAGGGAGACTTTCTCAATGGGACAGTGGAAAGAGATTCCACATGCCCCAAATTATATGTGGAATGAGACATCAAGgaagacttgaggcagaacaataTAGCATTTCTTATATTTAAAGTGGAGCATGAATTGAACTAAGATAGAAAGTTTATTTAACTTCTTAGTATCCTGAATAGTGAAGAATTTCAGAGCCTCTGAATTTAGTGGAAATTTGGGGAAATAGCCTGAATATCTTTCTTAGGTTAATTTTTCAGAGGAATTGGGAACCAAGTGTGTGAAGGGACATTGACCATTGTCTACTTCTTATGATGATTCTTTTAGGCCCAGGCTGAAAAATGTGGACAGAAGCACTGCACAGCAATTGGCAGTAACAGTGGGAAATGTTACAGTCATTATCACAGACTTTAAAGAAAAAGACTCGTTCTTCTTCTACATCATCATCGACGGTGACCTCCAGTGCAGGATCAGAACAGCAGAACCAGAGCAGCTCTGGATCGGAGAGCACAGACAAGGGCTCATCCCGTTCCTCAACGCCCAAGGGCGACATGTCAGCAGTAAATGATGAATCTTTCTGAAATTGCACATGGAATTGTGAAAACTATGAATCAGGGTATGAAATTCATATCTTCCACCTGCCCATTGCTGCTTGCATCCCTGGAGATTCTTCTGTGGACATCGACCTAGTGATGCTGCCAGGATCATTTCTGC
This sequence is a window from Sminthopsis crassicaudata isolate SCR6 chromosome 1, ASM4859323v1, whole genome shotgun sequence. Protein-coding genes within it:
- the RYBP gene encoding LOW QUALITY PROTEIN: RING1 and YY1-binding protein (The sequence of the model RefSeq protein was modified relative to this genomic sequence to represent the inferred CDS: deleted 1 base in 1 codon), with translation MTMGDKKSPTRPKRQAKPAADEGFWDCSVCTFRNSAEAFKCSICDVRKGTSTRKPRINSQLVAQQVAQQYATPPPPKKEKKEKVEKPEKEKPDKEKEISPSVTKKNTNKKTKPKSDILKDPPSEANSIQSGNATTKTSDSNHTSRPRLKNVDRSTAQQLAVTVGNVTVIITDFKEKTRSSSTSSSTVTSSAGSEQQNQSSSGSESTDKGSSRSSTPKGDMSAVNDESF